TATGTTATTGGCTGGTCCGTAATTTGTCTTATTTTGTATCTTTTAAACTTTAAAACATATTTTAAGATGCATACTAACTTGGACTTAGTCTTACTAGCTTTTGCTATGGAAGCCATTTTATTTACTATTTCAGTAGCATATAAATATAATCTTTTGAAAAAAGAGAATATAGAAATAGAATCAATGCTTTTACAGCAATCAAAACTTGCACAAAGTGGAGAAATGATTGCTAATATCACACATCAATTTAGACAACCTTTAAATAATCTTTCATATATTTTAATAAACTTAAAAAATAAATATGAAAGTAGTAATTTAGAAAAAAGCTATTTTGATAGAAAAACTTCTCAGGCAAATGAACAGATAGAATATTTGTCTAGTACAATTGAGAATTTTAGGAATTTTTATACAGAGTCAAAAGAAAAAGAAGATTTTGAGATTAAAGAGGTCATTCAAAATTCCCTTGCAATTTTAAGTGGTGATATAAAAAACATAGAAGTAATTGTTGATCTAACTTTTAATACAAATGAACATATAAAAATATTCGGCATAAAAAATGAATTAGCTCAAGTCTTAGTTGCAATAATTTCAAATGCTCTTGATGCAATAAAAACCATTGAAAATAGAAAAATTGAAATTGAAATTAGCTCAAATACAGCAGATGTAATTTTATCAATTAAAGATAATGGAAAGGGAATAAAAGCTAAATTATTAGATAAGATTTTTGAACCATATTTTACTACAAAAAGTTCAGGTACTGGACTTGGATTGTATTTATCAAAAATGATTATTGAAAAGAGTTTTAAAGGGAAACTTAATGTAAAAAGTAACCCAAAAGGAACTACTTTTTACATAAATATTGAAAAATCAGTTTAAACTATTTTGGAGAGAAGAATAATATTCTTTTCTGCATTTTTACTTTTTTATTCTCTTTTGCATAAAATAATAAGTTTATTTTTGAAGTGTTAATTTTATTTTTACTAGCTAAAATCAATACAGTTTTTCTTGTTTGCTTTGGATTTAAAGTTATTGGAGTATATCTTTTAATAGTAATATTTTTATCTAAAACTTCAATATCAAAAGTATATCTTTTATCAGCACTATTATAAATAGTCAATAAATAGTTATTTACAACTTTCCCATTTTCATCTATTTTATATAACTCTGTATTTTTATTTATATTTACTAAAAAAGGCTCTTTTTCAGACATAAAATAAGCAGTAAATAGTATACAAATTACTAAAGCTGCAATATACACAAGATTTCTAGGATTTAGAAACTTCTCAAATTTTTCTAATAAAACACTATTAGTACTCCCCCAATAAATCAAAGACTTTTTACCAAGTTTTCCCATTACACTGCTACAAGCATCTGAACATTCCAAACAATTAATACACTCAACTTGTAACCCTTTTCTAATATCAATATGAGTAGGACAAACTTTCACACAAGCTTCACAAGTAGTACACTCTTCACTTCCTGACCATTGTTTTACATTAAAAATACTCTTTTCATTATTTGGATAGATTTGCCCACCTCTATTGTGGTTATAAACAACTTGTTTTGTATTATTATCATATAAAACAGACTGAATTCTAGAGTATGGACATACATAAGTACAGAAGTGTTCTTTCATAAAAACAACATCATATACTAAAAAAACAACAATACTAAGTATAAACATCACTAAGAAAAAATGATCTTGGGGTGTTTTCATATACTCAATAAAATCTTCAGGTGGTACAAAATAAAGCATAAAATTGATTGCTATAACAAAAGATAAAGCTATCCATAAAAGCAATCCAATATATTTTTTAATTTTAGTAGAAGTTTTATTATAATTGATATCTTTTTGTTTATTTTTAATTCTTCTCAGTTTTAATAAAAAAGTCTCTATCAAGTCTCTATATATAACTCTAAAAATAGTCTGAGGACATCCCCAACCACACCAAAGCCTACCAAACATAGATGTTATTGCAAATATTCCAATGAATAATAACATCAATAAAAACGGCATAATAAAAAACTCATTCATATTATATACGTTTCCAAGAAAATGAAAATCATATGTAACAAATGATAACAATAATATATGATTACCACCTATTTTTATGAATGGTATTACCATGACAAAAATACTTATAATTGCATATGTAATATATCTTTTTTTCGAATAACTCATATCTTCTCCTTTTTATAAATGCAATTATAAAAATTAAAAGTGGTAGATTTGTGGTATATAAATGGAATATTTAAAAATATTAATTATTTTTAATTAATTTCTTTAATTTATAAAAAATAAAGCTTAGGAAACTAATTTCTAAGAAATTTATAGATAGAATTAGCCCTTTAAAAAATATAGCAATTATAGAAGGAATATATTTGAATAAATTTACAAGAATTGGGTTTATTTTGGCAGCAGCTGGTTCGGCTGTGGGTTTAGGTAATATTTGGAAGTTTCCATATATTACAGGAGAATATGGTGGTGGAGCATTTGTTATTGTTTACCTGTTAGCAATACTTTTTATAGGATTGACAATATTTATAGCTGAAACTGTTATTGGTCAATATGGAGAAGCTAATGTTTCTACATCATTTGTAAAAATGTCAAAATCTAAAAATGAAAATTGGAAATTTGCCGCATTTATGATATTTGCAGGACTTATTATTCTTTCATTTTATTCCGTTGTATTAGGTTGGATTTTAAACTATATTGTTACATCATTTCAAACACTTCCTTCTAATTCTGAGATTGCAGGGAAAACTTTTACCAATCTTGTTTCAAAAGAGATTTCATCTGAAATCTTTTATCATACACTTATAGCATTATCTGTTGCTTTTATTGTCTTAAAAGGTGTAAAAGATGGAATAGAGAAATTAAATCTTATTTTAATGCCCTTATTAGGTTTAATTCTACTTGGACTTTTAATTTATGCTTTAACTTTAGATAGTTTTTCACAGGCTCTTAGTTTTATGTTTGTTGCTGACTGGAGTAAAATAAATGGTGATGCTCTACTAGCTGCACTAGGACAAGCATTTTTTACTCTATCTGTTGGAATTGGTACTATTATTACATATTCAGCCTCTTTAGATAAAAAAGCAAACTTTTTTAAATCATCAGTTCTTGTAGCCTTAGTAGATACTATCATTGCAATAATTGCTGGTTTGATTATCTTTACTTTCCTTTTTGATGCTGGAGCAAAAAGTGCAGCAGGACCAGGACTTGTATTTATTTCACTTCCAGTTATTTTCTCACAATGGGGAATTTTAGGACATGTTATTGCTATCTCATTTTTTTCAGCATTAGTTTTTGCAGGAATTACATCGGCTGTATCTATGATAGAGCCTGCTTTGATGTTTTTAATTGAGAGATATAAAATGACTAGACTAAAAGCAACTATAATTTGTGGTTCATTTTTCTATGTATTTGGTATTATTGCCATACTTTCTATGTCTTCATTATATGGTAAATCACTAACATTTTTTGGGAAAAATGCCTTTGATTGGATGGATTTCTTAACCTCTTCTATCTCAATGCCACTTGCAGGAATAGTAACTTGTATTTTCTTAGGATTTTATGTTGATAAACAATTACTAAAAGATAAATTTACAAAATTTGTATCTGTTGGAGTATTTAATATCTGGTATGCCTTGATTAAATATATTGTTCCAATTGCCATAGCAATTTTATTATTTAATAAATTAGGTCTTATCTAAATTTTTATAGGAGATTTTCTCCTATAGATATAAGTATAAATTAAACCCCACAAGCAAAATATTTAAAACTACAAATGCCTCTTTTCTAATAATTGCAAGTAATGAAATCAAAATATAAGTTATAAAAAACCAAAGTGGTGTAATAACTTCAAAACTATGAAATTTTATATTTGTGGCAATAGTTAAAAATGAATCTAATAAATTTCCATATCCAATTAAATGTAAAAATAGTTCTAAAGGATAAAAAATAGTAAAAACTATGGTAATAAGTGGAGAAAATAGTTGAACCCATGATGTTACTCCAAAAAAGTAATGAACTATTGGATTAAAACTTGCGAAAATCCAAATATTAAAAAATAAAAATAGAAATACTTTATTAAAATTTTGAAAATATTTTATAAATAAAAATATATAAAATACTCCAATAATAGAAAACCACAAAGAGATTGAAAATAGATATTTGGGAAAAAGAACAATTATAAATAGTAGTGTAAGTAAAAGTGTTTCAAAGGAGATTAATTTTATATTTGCCCTTAATAAAAATATTCCAAAAAACATCATAATAAAAGCCCTTAAAAGAGAGGGCATTAAATTTGTAAAAATCAAATATGAAAATAAAAAAATCATTACCATACATAAAATATCAAACCTTCTATTTCTATAAGGAAAATACTTATTATGAAAAAAGTTATATGGATAATAAAATATAAAATAAAGAATAAAGGACAACACACCTAAGTGAAATCCAGAAATTGCGATTAAATGTGAAATGGAATATACTGCAAAAATATCTCTTAACTTGCTATTTGTAGGAAGCCCTAAAAAAATGGCTTCATATATTTCACTTATATTCTTATTTGTATGTTGAGATTCTATTTTTTCTTTTAAATCTTTTTTTATACTATTTTTTTGCTTTTTAAAGATATTGAAACTTTTTACATAAAAACCTTTTAAATACTCTAAGAATGATATTTGAGAAGTAAGTATAGATATATCAATATAATCTAATCTTTTTAAATCTAATTCCTTAGAAACAGATGTAAAAAAAGAAAAATCACTCGCTTGTAATTTGTATATATTAAAATCTTCTTTTTCATACTTATTTATAACTTGTGCCTCAAGTTTATAAATGGAATTTGTTATTAAATTTTTATAATTGTTGTACTGAAAAGAAAGAGTAATAAAAAAAGTAAGTAATAAAAGAAAAGAAAAAACAAATAACTCTTTTTTGTCATTTATCAAATTTAATTTTTGCATTAATTATTCTACTAAATAATGATTTAATTTATTTAGTAGAATATGGTTTTATTTAATTTTTTTCCAAATACTCATTTGAGAAATTGTATGTTGATGTTTTCTTGCCGTCTCTTTTATCACAAAAGGTACATCTATCGTATCAAGCAGCTCAAATCTATCACTTAAATTTTCTTTTAAAGTATCTAAAGTTTTTACTTCTTTATTATCTCTTACAAATCCACCTAACCAGTTTTGTTTTGGAGTATAATCTTCAAGCCAAGTATATGGACTCAAGATTACTAAAAGACCACCTTTATTTACCCTATTTGGAATATCATCTAAGAATTTTTGTGGATAATATAATCTATCTATCAAGTTTGAACAAAATATCAAGTCATAGGCTGTATACATATCTTTTAAATTACAAGCATCACCTTGCATAAAAGTAACTCTCTCTTTTGTCTCTTCAAGTCCAAAGTCATCTAAAGCAACAGTTTTTTCTTCATATAATTCACCCTCTGTTGCAACTTTATAAGTCAAGCTATCATATTTTTTTAGTTTTATTCCAACACTTATAAAGTTAGCACTAAAGTCTATTCCTAATACCTCATCAAATATCTTTCCTAGCTCAAATGAACTTCTTCCTACACTACAACCCAAATCAAGTGCTTTTTCTTTTTTTACACCTTCTAAATATGGTTTTAATACTTCAACCGAATTTTTAGGAAAGTTTTTAACTCCATAAATCTCTTCACCATAATGGAATTCACAATATTGAGAGATCTGCTCATCTGTTTCATATACATTATCATTTAGTTTAGTTCTATATTCATTATCACTTTTTACATATCTAAATCCAGCATGTTGAAAGAAGTGCTTTCTAAAAGCATACCTTGCACTTCGTAAAGTCTCATTTCCTAAACTTATAAATGAGCCACCTTTTATAAGGGCATGTCTATCATCAAAAGTAGGAGTTGTAAAGTCATCATATACAGGATGAGTTTCAAATCCATCAAGTGGATACATAGGAGTTATACTCCATTGCCATACATTTCCAATCACGTCATAAAAATCGCCCATAGGATATTTATCTACTGGTGTTTGATTAAAATACTTTAATCCTATATTTGCATCACACTCTTGTGCTTTAACATAATCATTTAATCTATAAAACTCATCTTCACTTGGAAGTCTTACTTCAAAACCAAGTTTTTCACTCTTATATTTACAAAATGCTTCTGCTTCATATACATTTATATCAACTGGGTAATTTAAAGGTAAAGGAACTACTCTATTTATCTCTCTTAAATAATACTTATCACCATCTTTTAACCAAAAAGTAGGCATTTTAGTTTGTGTAAAATCTAACCACTTCAATCCATCTTTACTAAAGTAATGTAGTTTATTATAACCACCCTCTTTTACAAACTCTAAAAACTCTCCATTTGATACCAGATACTTACTAGCTTCAAAATCTTTTATACTTGCTCTATGAAAGGCAAACTCATTATCCCAACCATAATAGTTTGGTTTTTTATGATCTTTTTGAAGTATAACTTCTCCACCTTCTACTTTTACTAATTCATTTTGTGGATAAGTTTGGCTTCTTTCATTGTTATATTCAAATAACTCATCCTCTTTAAAATATTTTATGTCAAGTTCTCTTAATAATACAGATGATGTTTCTATATGGATATTTTCATGCTCTATTCCCATAAGTATAACCCACATAGGAGAATTCCAATTTATAGGTATAGAGAACTCAATACTATCAATAATATCCAATACTAAAGCTTTTACTTCATCTCTATATGCTTTTGTCTCTTCATATGTTGGCCATTGATAATTTTCATCATTTAAATCATCCCAACTCATTTCATCAACACCAATTGCAAATAGAGACTCAAGTGTTTTATTTACTCTTTTAGTTGTTATATTTGATACATTTAATTTATTCATAAAAAATGTAGCTGTATGTCCAAAATAAAATATTAAAGGATGTCTTAACCTATTTGGTTGTTCAAGTATATGTTTCTTATCTTTTAATAAATCAAAAAGTTTTTCATCTAATTCATAAGTTCTTAAAAAATATTCTCTTATCTCTTTTCTTTTTTCTTCAACTGTTCCGTTATTTAAATCTATCGTTTTCCAATTATAATTCATATCTACCCCAAATTTTTCTATCTTGTTATTCTATTTATATTTATTGTACATTTGTATACATATAAAGACATCTCATACTTTGTAATATTACTCTTCTATAATATCTGAAAGTTTTTTAGCCAATTCTAAAATCTCTTCTTTTTCATTTAAACCATCAATAAATCTTTGTGGAATATTTTTCAAGCCAACTTGTGCACCAACTAAGGCACCAGTTAATATTGATCTAGCTTGATTTTGTCCTCCACCATTAAGTGCGTGTAATATTGCACTTTCAAAATCATCATTAAATCTTGCCGATAAATAGTAACATGCTGGTAACATATGATAAATAGCACATGGCATTCCATATACTAAAGATACTTTCCAAGCTGGCTCTATTTTTATATCCTTGTCATTTGCTGCTTGTGCCATAAAAGATGGAGATAATAAAGCATC
This portion of the Arcobacter nitrofigilis DSM 7299 genome encodes:
- the ovoA gene encoding 5-histidylcysteine sulfoxide synthase, which translates into the protein MNYNWKTIDLNNGTVEEKRKEIREYFLRTYELDEKLFDLLKDKKHILEQPNRLRHPLIFYFGHTATFFMNKLNVSNITTKRVNKTLESLFAIGVDEMSWDDLNDENYQWPTYEETKAYRDEVKALVLDIIDSIEFSIPINWNSPMWVILMGIEHENIHIETSSVLLRELDIKYFKEDELFEYNNERSQTYPQNELVKVEGGEVILQKDHKKPNYYGWDNEFAFHRASIKDFEASKYLVSNGEFLEFVKEGGYNKLHYFSKDGLKWLDFTQTKMPTFWLKDGDKYYLREINRVVPLPLNYPVDINVYEAEAFCKYKSEKLGFEVRLPSEDEFYRLNDYVKAQECDANIGLKYFNQTPVDKYPMGDFYDVIGNVWQWSITPMYPLDGFETHPVYDDFTTPTFDDRHALIKGGSFISLGNETLRSARYAFRKHFFQHAGFRYVKSDNEYRTKLNDNVYETDEQISQYCEFHYGEEIYGVKNFPKNSVEVLKPYLEGVKKEKALDLGCSVGRSSFELGKIFDEVLGIDFSANFISVGIKLKKYDSLTYKVATEGELYEEKTVALDDFGLEETKERVTFMQGDACNLKDMYTAYDLIFCSNLIDRLYYPQKFLDDIPNRVNKGGLLVILSPYTWLEDYTPKQNWLGGFVRDNKEVKTLDTLKENLSDRFELLDTIDVPFVIKETARKHQHTISQMSIWKKIK
- a CDS encoding ComEC/Rec2 family competence protein, with translation MQKLNLINDKKELFVFSFLLLLTFFITLSFQYNNYKNLITNSIYKLEAQVINKYEKEDFNIYKLQASDFSFFTSVSKELDLKRLDYIDISILTSQISFLEYLKGFYVKSFNIFKKQKNSIKKDLKEKIESQHTNKNISEIYEAIFLGLPTNSKLRDIFAVYSISHLIAISGFHLGVLSFILYFIFYYPYNFFHNKYFPYRNRRFDILCMVMIFLFSYLIFTNLMPSLLRAFIMMFFGIFLLRANIKLISFETLLLTLLFIIVLFPKYLFSISLWFSIIGVFYIFLFIKYFQNFNKVFLFLFFNIWIFASFNPIVHYFFGVTSWVQLFSPLITIVFTIFYPLELFLHLIGYGNLLDSFLTIATNIKFHSFEVITPLWFFITYILISLLAIIRKEAFVVLNILLVGFNLYLYL
- a CDS encoding sensor histidine kinase, with protein sequence MYDLTTVLSYGITFGILMMTIVYTFIRYIYSKELFYLSYCFMQIFSLSYIILYSKFFYSELFFQDFSLFFATVSALVFAVRFYEGKFIPKITNTNELILNTLLLIFIILTALYHYLLFEYLPYTIIYAILFVSIVFNLNQGFKATAIYVIGWSVICLILYLLNFKTYFKMHTNLDLVLLAFAMEAILFTISVAYKYNLLKKENIEIESMLLQQSKLAQSGEMIANITHQFRQPLNNLSYILINLKNKYESSNLEKSYFDRKTSQANEQIEYLSSTIENFRNFYTESKEKEDFEIKEVIQNSLAILSGDIKNIEVIVDLTFNTNEHIKIFGIKNELAQVLVAIISNALDAIKTIENRKIEIEISSNTADVILSIKDNGKGIKAKLLDKIFEPYFTTKSSGTGLGLYLSKMIIEKSFKGKLNVKSNPKGTTFYINIEKSV
- a CDS encoding sodium-dependent transporter translates to MNKFTRIGFILAAAGSAVGLGNIWKFPYITGEYGGGAFVIVYLLAILFIGLTIFIAETVIGQYGEANVSTSFVKMSKSKNENWKFAAFMIFAGLIILSFYSVVLGWILNYIVTSFQTLPSNSEIAGKTFTNLVSKEISSEIFYHTLIALSVAFIVLKGVKDGIEKLNLILMPLLGLILLGLLIYALTLDSFSQALSFMFVADWSKINGDALLAALGQAFFTLSVGIGTIITYSASLDKKANFFKSSVLVALVDTIIAIIAGLIIFTFLFDAGAKSAAGPGLVFISLPVIFSQWGILGHVIAISFFSALVFAGITSAVSMIEPALMFLIERYKMTRLKATIICGSFFYVFGIIAILSMSSLYGKSLTFFGKNAFDWMDFLTSSISMPLAGIVTCIFLGFYVDKQLLKDKFTKFVSVGVFNIWYALIKYIVPIAIAILLFNKLGLI
- the ccoG gene encoding cytochrome c oxidase accessory protein CcoG, producing MSYSKKRYITYAIISIFVMVIPFIKIGGNHILLLSFVTYDFHFLGNVYNMNEFFIMPFLLMLLFIGIFAITSMFGRLWCGWGCPQTIFRVIYRDLIETFLLKLRRIKNKQKDINYNKTSTKIKKYIGLLLWIALSFVIAINFMLYFVPPEDFIEYMKTPQDHFFLVMFILSIVVFLVYDVVFMKEHFCTYVCPYSRIQSVLYDNNTKQVVYNHNRGGQIYPNNEKSIFNVKQWSGSEECTTCEACVKVCPTHIDIRKGLQVECINCLECSDACSSVMGKLGKKSLIYWGSTNSVLLEKFEKFLNPRNLVYIAALVICILFTAYFMSEKEPFLVNINKNTELYKIDENGKVVNNYLLTIYNSADKRYTFDIEVLDKNITIKRYTPITLNPKQTRKTVLILASKNKINTSKINLLFYAKENKKVKMQKRILFFSPK